In the genome of Rhodamnia argentea isolate NSW1041297 chromosome 3, ASM2092103v1, whole genome shotgun sequence, one region contains:
- the LOC115726898 gene encoding receptor like protein 27-like, with the protein MLEYLNLGHNQILDGFPSWLSELTNLKVIILKSNNFHGPIKPPQSQFNFSNLHVMDLSDNSFTGELPSKSLQSFHAMKVVAAQDRLEYMSTTEEFSRFGELYGVLTSLYYGMKLTNKGIEREYSKVPYALMGIDLSNNKFEGCILDLIGDLKSLLMLNLSNNVLTGSIPPSLANLTKLESLDLSQNKLSGEIPPQLAQLTFLSYFNVSHNQLLGPIPGGGRFNTFTIDSFAMNEGLCGSPLPKKCTTVGYNLPIPPSPQEEIGEESPFNLDRKFVLIGAGVGFLIGVVLGNLIIDEKSRWFLHYSKRMAKRWNKLRRH; encoded by the coding sequence ATGTTAGAGTATTTGAATCTTGGTCACAATCAAATTCTCGATGGTTTCCCTTCATGGCTATCAGAGTTGACCAACTTGAAAGTTATTATCTTGAAATCCAATAACTTCCATGGTCCAATAAAACCACCTCAAAGCCAGTTCAATTTTAGCAACTTGCATGTCATGGACCTTTCCGACAATAGTTTCACCGGTGAACTTCCTTCCAAGTCGTTGCAGAGTTTCCATGCCATGAAAGTAGTTGCTGCTCAAGATCGCTTGGAATATATGAGTACTACGGAAGAGTTCTCTAGATTTGGAGAGCTCTATGGAGTTCTAACATCCTTGTATTATGGAATGAAATTGACGAATAAAGGCATAGAAAGGGAATACTCGAAGGTTCCATATGCCCTTATGGGAATTGACCTCTCCAACAACAAATTCGAAGGATGCATACTCGATCTCATTGGAGATTTGAAGTCACTTCTCATGCTTAATCTTTCGAACAATGTTCTTACCGGTTCCATCCCGCCTTCCTTAGCAAATTTGACAAAGTTGGAATCTCTAGATCTTTCTCAAAACAAGCTGTCAGGAGAGATTCCTCCACAGCTAGCCCAACTTACATTTCTTTCATATTTCAACGTCTCTCATAATCAACTGTTGGGGCCAATTCCAGGAGGAGGTCGGTTCAACACATTCACGATTGATTCATTTGCCATGAATGAGGGGTTATGTGGAAGTCCTTTGCCAAAAAAATGCACAACGGTTGGGTATAACTTACCAATACCACCATCTCCCCAGGAAGAAATCGGCGAAGAGTCTCCATTCAACTTGGATCGGAAATTTGTGCTAATTGGGGCTGGAGTCGGGTTTCTGATTGGGGTTGTGCTGGGGAATTTGATTATTGACGAGAAGAGTAGGTGGTTTTTACACTATTCCAAGAGAATGGCAAAAAGATGGAACAAATTGAGAAGGCACTAA
- the LOC125314190 gene encoding receptor-like protein 39, translating to MAPSIFFLFCTWIVCLILLPTSFVDSLCRPDESFSLMEFKQSFRIDRTEWLCDYPKVESWSLDGHGDCCSWDGVKCDEATGHVTGLDLNGSCLVDAQLSGPIPSSLGNLTRLVRLYLSSNNLQGEIPNSLWELKDLEILDLSGNNLSGTVDLHRLENLEELYLDFNNISFVSGIEMNTMLSKLFYLSLESCNLQEFPKILGHLRGLERIYLSHNKIGGRIPTWMGNGSRESLWYVDLSHNILTSFVDNRINILLPNLTYLDISSNLLKTELPTPPPSVSYYNISNNILFGDIQSICGAKSLVTLDLSSNSLNGTIPSCLKNIHSLEILDLGKNKLDGSIP from the exons ATGGCACCCTCGATATTCTTCCTGTTTTGTACTTGGATTGTTTGCCTCATTTTGCTTCCTACTTCCTTTGTTGATTCCCTATGCCGTCCGGATGAGAGCTTTTCCTTGATGGAATTCAAGCAAAGTTTCAGAATCGACAGAACAGAGTGGCTTTGTGATTATCCAAAGGTTGAATCGTGGTCACTAGATGGACATGGAGATTGCTGCTCATGGGACGGCGTAAAGTGTGATGAGGCCACCGGTCATGTGACAGGCCTCGACCTCAATGGCAGCTGTCTCGTTG ATGCTCAGCTAAGCGGTCCAATTCCATCTTCACTTGGGAATCTAACGCGGTTGGTTCGGCTCTACCTTTCGTCCAACAATTTGCAAGGTGAAATCCCAAACTCATTATGGGAACTCAAGGATCTTGAAATTCTGGATCTTAGTGGGAATAATTTGAGTGGCACCGTGGATTTGCACAGACTCGAGAACTTGGAAGAATTATATTTGGACTTCAACAACATATCTTTTGTTAGCGGGATCGAGATGAATACCATGCTTTCAAAACTTTTCTATTTAAGTTTAGAGTCGTGCAACTTGCAAGAGTTCCCCAAGATTTTAGGCCACCTACGCGGATTAGAGAGAATATATCTTTCACACAATAAAATCGGAGGGAGAATTCCTACTTGGATGGGGAATGGTAGCAGAGAATCCTTGTGGTATGTGGATCTTTCTCACAATATTCTAACTAGCTTTGTGGACAACCGCATCAATATACTGCTACCTAACTTGACCTATCTTGACATTAGTTCTAACTTGCTCAAAACGGAACTCCCTACTCCACCTCCATCGGTGTCTTATTACAATATCTCCAACAACATCCTCTTCGGAGATATTCAATCTATTTGTGGAGCCAAGTCCCTTGTCACTCTTGACTTGTCCAGCAATAGTCTAAATGGCACAATTCCTTCATGTCTCAAAAACATtcattctttggaaattttggatcTTGGAAAAAATAAACTTGACGGAAGCATTCCTTAG